cTCCCTGCCAGAGGGGCCTCTGGGGAAGGGCACCAGCCACAGCCCAACCCCTGGGCtccagtggcagggctgggatttctCTCCCAGTGGCAGGGATACATTTGATGGAATTAGCCTGCAAAACAGGAGTTATTTAGGGAAGGGGGGGAGTGTTGGGTGGCAGGGTCCTCATATTCCTGATCTGGAAGCTGGGGACAGGACATGCCTGTCCCTGATGAGCAGGGTGCTGGGCGAGTGGAGAAGGCCTGAGGGAGGGCTGAGGGGAAGGTGTCTGGGCCTAGAGAACTCTGTGCtgcttcttccccacccccaccccaagcgGCTGCTTCCTTATTCTCTCACCACATCCTGAGCACAGTTCTGGCAGGCCCATGGCCCTGCATTTGCCACTCAGCCCCACCAGCCTTCCGGTCCCCCCCACAGGCTTCCTGTTTGGGCGATCTGCTTCCGGCTCCCCTGCTCCCTGACCTAGGTATGGTCACCCTCTCAGGTCCTGCCCTGCACTCAGACAGTCCCCGGGCTTTGGGCCCCCAAATTCATGCTTTCTCCTCTTTGCTTCTCCCCAGAGGCACAAGCCAACCTCTACAGTAGGAAGTGACTTCTCTGAACACCTCGCCCTGGTCGTTCCTCACCTACTTCCTTGCATCTGCCCAGCCTGAAGGGGAAGGGGCTGGTAGCAGTCAGAGAGCTCAGGACAGACTCAGGGACCATGGCTCGAGGATGGGAGCTTAAGCTTCATGTGAAGATGAACTGGGGTCTCAAGTGACCCCGAGCTTTGGTCCCTGTGCTTTCCCACCGATACCGAGGACACAAAAAACAAGTCTGAGGATGTCACACATGAGATGAGGACTGGAGACTAGGAAGGTCTTCCCAGCCTCTGGAGAGATGAGTTAGATGCAGAGCCCTCTCTTTCCTTAGAGTTTTTCAAGCTGGAAACTGGTGTATGGGGAAGCAGTTGGGCCAGGGCCAGGGGAAGAAGTCAGCTTGGCTGTTCCCAACTTCCCTGCACTGCCTTCTTCTGCTGGCCtcggcccccaccccaccccgtcctTAACTCCCATTGTACTCCCTGCTCTCAGCTCAGTGCCTCCAAAttcacttctctttctttctacccCAAGAGGAGGGAGAGGCCGGGATGGCAGGAAGAGAGGGGAAAACCAACTGCTGAGCCAgttctggggagggaggggaagcccAGGGAGGAAGGACAGGGAGGGAGTGGCGAGGGGGTATTTTGGAAGAGGAGAAGGCTTTTCTTGTCCCAAGAGAGAAGGGAGTACTGTCTGAAGCAGCGGCCCAGCTGGGGGTGTGCAACCTCAAGGTCACCCACTTCAAATGGCCTCTGTGTGCGTCTCTCCCATGGGGCAGACTCGGGGTTCAAAAGCCTTCTCTCTGCTCCTCGGCCAGCCCtgttccactcccctccccctgctaTCCTAAGGTGTCCCTACTCCGCTCTGCACCCCTCTTCCTCGGGTCTGTGAGACCCTCCTCCACTCACTTCTCCCTACAAGCCCAAAgccaccccctccacctccccaggctTCCCACCCCGACATTCTCCCCGCTGGAAGGCTGGAAGTGCTTTTGCCCTGCGGACCCTGCCCTCATAAGCTCCAGGCTGTGGCCTCAGCTCAAGTCTCCCACCAGACGGCCTGGGTTGGGTCACAGACTCAGCAATGGAAAgaactggggggctgggggctcagaGCCTGAGGGAAAGGAGGGTGAGCAGCCTGGGCACACCCTGAGAGGGACACACCCAGGACAGCGCTTGGTTGCGGGGCAGGCTCCTTGGGCTGGGAAGTGAATGGATAAGAAGGGCTACGAGAAGGAagggtgtgtgtgcaggggaggaAGAGTGGCGGCAGGAATTAACAAGAATGCATAGACCAAGACAAGAATACAGGCATATGAGACAGAGACAGGAGCCCACAGAGAGCTGACAAGTGGGCTTCTAAGGAGTCTGACTTGGCTGCTCCCTACCTGTTTGTGGTGCCTTTCAGGGGACCCCTTGACAAGGCAGCTGCGGCCGAGGCGGAGGTAGCCCCCCAGAACCAAGATCTCCTCGGCAGTTGGGTACCGCTtcttcccagccccagggacTGCAGCGTCAGCTGTGGCTGGGCTGGCCGGAGTGGCAGgggctgcagggggcacggacCGCCGGGGGTTGACTGTGAAGGTGTGTCCGCTGCGGCGGGgggcccccacccctggccctgcCTTCACCCCATAGAACAGACGGCTCATGAGGGGATCCCCAGGGGACtggggggcaggtggggctgggggtgggggagacagtGGGGCTGCTGGTGGGGGCCGGAGTTCCcctgcttcctcttcctgctgTCTAGAGCCTCCAGTCCCAGCGTCCtctggtgggaggggggagggcacaGAGCAGCGGTTCTGCAGGGCGCTCAGAGGCCTGCCCTGAGCCCCTGCCTCCTCCTTCTCAGCTTCCCCTTCTCCAGCCTCTGCAGCGAGAGGACTCAGGTGCTTCTCGGCAGACTCTGGAGGGTCTCGTTTCTGAGTTTGAGTCTCTGTGTCCCTGGGTGTCCAATCTCGAACCTTCCCAGAGTTCAGGGTCCATTTCCACCCTTCTGTCAGCCTCAAGCCCCTCTCGCCATCCTCCGCAGGGGTGGGCCTCTGTTCTGCTGCCTCCACTCCTCCAGAACTGCTGTCTGGAGCCTCCCTTGTCAGGGTCTCTGACGACGCTGTAATCTCTTCTGGGACCATCCTTGGACTTGGCCTCTCTTCTTGTCTCCCACATTCCTCTGAgcagtcttttctttcttctcctgagCTCAGCCTCCACTCTGATGCCTCCGGTTGTACCCAAATCTGTTCCTGAGACTCTCTGGAATCAGGCCTCCATTTATGGGCCTCTGTCAGGCCCAACTTCTGGTTGTCAGACTCCACTGGGCTCAGTCTATTTTCCACCACCTCTTTTCTCCTGGGGCTTTGTTCTTGAGGCTCTGCCAGTCTCAGACTCCGCTCTGGAGTTTCTCCAGGGctcagcctccatttcctcacctctgACAGTCTGGAGCTCCTGTCTCCAGCCTCTCCTGGGCTCTGCCTCCAGTCTCGAGCCTCCAAAGGCCTGGGGCTCGACTCTCGAGCTCCCCCTatccccagcctcctctctctggCTTCCCTGGGACTGAGCCGCTCTTCCCTTGACTCTCTTCCCTTGGGGCTCTGATCCCGCATCTCCCCAGGGCTGGGTCTCCGCTCCCAGGCCTCTAAAGACCCAGGCCGTCTCTCTGCAAGTAGCTCTTCACTccgctgctgttgctgctgctggcGCTCTTGCCGAATAAATCGGTTCTGGTGCACTGGCCCAATGGCCTCCAGGAGGACAGCAGACTCATCTGGGTCTGGAGGTCCAGCCTCCGTAGTCCCAGGCACAGGGCTAGGCTCCCCGGGAGACAGACCAAGCTTGGCCCGGCGGCGCTCCAGAAGCCCCCGCTTCCAGGCTGGCATCTGGGACAGCCGCTCCTGCTCTGCCTTCTCCCGGCCACGAACGGCTGCTTCCTCCTGCCGGCGCCGGGCTAGCAGCTGTAGCTTCCAGTCCGGGATGGTGGCCATGGTCCccttggggagggtggggaacgCTGGGGGCAGAGAACAGGAAGGAGAGGCTCCAGAGAGGCCCAGGGGGTgagaatgggggtgggaggggaggaagtgGAGCGGAGAGGTGGGAcacagaggagggcagaggagctgagggtgaggacagagggaaagaggggggagcagggaaaggggaaaaactgAGAAAGTGAAGAGGAAACTAAGAGCCAAGTTGATGGCGGTCGGGGGATGGGTTGAGAGGAAGAGTGGAGATTCAGGGCAAAGAGGCAGGAGTCAGATTTGTCAGTACAGGTTATTGGGTATCAGAGACAGTCCCCAGgatgtgagaagagagaaaaacgaGAGAAGTTGGCGCGAGGgcgaagagagaaaagagaggctgGGCGTGAGGGGGACAGGGTCCAGGCGAGGTTGCCTCACCGCTACCCCAGGAGCGGTGAGAGTGGGAAGAGAGGTCAGGGAATCCCGCCGGAGAGGGGGCAGTGGGACCTGAGGGGGTGTCGGGGAGGTGGGAGGGCAGAGAGTGGAGAGGTCTAAGGGAGAAGGGGAAGTCAGGGGGCAGAGGGGCGAGGGGGTTCCGCGGCTGCAGCCCGGCGCGTCTCAGCGTGGGCCCCGGAGGTCCGGGCTCCCCTTCCAGCTCTACTCGGGCCACGCCTCTCcggccccccagcccccacccctccGCCCCGCACTCCGCCCCGAGGCGGGTCAGGGGAAATACCCTCCCCCGGGGACTTTCGGAAGCCGGGTGTCGGAGCTGCCAGCACGTTCCCAGAACCCTGGCGTCCACCCCCACCCTAACGCGGTCCCGGCACCACCGCCTACCTCCCCCACCGGCGGTGCCCCGAGACCCAGACGTGCGGAGCACCGGCCCTACACCTCTTTTTTCCGGAGCCTGCCAGTCCCGTGCCCGGGTCTTGGCTCTCACGGAACCCCGACATAGCCGGCCATCCCCACCCGGCTCTGACCGCACAGACAGGCAATCTCGGCACAAAGAGGAGACAGCCCAAGGTCCGGGCCGAGGACGGGAGCGGGGACGGGAGAGGAgacaccccctccccaagtctGAAGCCCCTCAGTCAACTCACACGCCGCGGGGCTCCCAGGGGAGGGGGTGCGAAGGAGCCTGACGTccggagagaggaggagagaggaagaggaggagagagggatcgAGGGAGATCCGgagacaggagggaggggaggagggaggggaggagggagggagaggaggagggaaagagggagccgaggaggagggaaagagggagccaAGGAGGAGGGACGGAGACAGAGACCAGGGGGCCGGGCGGGGGGAGACGGCCGCTTTGTCTGAGgacaatggggagagggaagggggcgcGGGGCGGAGCCGGGCGAGGGGGCGGAGCCTCGCTCCCTCCGACCCCGCGTGGGACTCGGCTCCGGGTCTCCTCTCTTCCCGCCGCCAGCCCTGGCGCTCCGCCGTCTGTCCCCAGGGCCTCTCACCCGGCTCCCGGATAACCCAGGTGTCCAGACCTCCGCCCCCAGCTCGCCAACCCAGGGCGGCGGCCCGTGACTCAGGCCCCTCGAGGGACTTGGGGAGGAAGCGGCAGCTGCTCCGAGCCGGGCCCGCCCTTCCCATCTCCTGCCACTCCTCCCCACGCGTTTGCCTTCCCGGGCCAGCCTTTGTTACCGTGGGGGCCGGGGCGGCCGCCGGGCTGCGGGGGACCCGTAGGGAGGGGGCGTCAGCAGGAGCGGCGCTCGGAAGCCAACGGTTTTGGAAGCTAGCTCCCTTACCGGAGCCGCTGCCCCACTCTTCCGCTTCAACCTGTCTGCCGTGGGTCCCCAGGTCTGCAGCGAGGAAACTGGGGGATTTGGAGGAAGGGGAACCGGGTGCTCCGGGAAGGTGGGGGGGTCCGCGGGGAGTGGCCGCCACCCAGCGGTCACCAGAGGGCGCGGCCGATGCCCAGACTCGAGTCTGGCTCGCCTGTCCTTCCCAGAGTCAGCCCTGCAGCTTGAGAGACACTGACATAGACTGCATGCTACACGTAGAAAAACCAggctgaattttattttcctgcaGCGCGAGTTACTCGGGAGAGCAGGGAGCCCTTAGTCCCCCGAATTAAGAGCAGGAGAATCCGCTCAACTAGGTTCATGAGTCTGGAGCCCAGGGCCAGGGCCTAGGGAGCTGGAAAGGCCAGACAGTGGGGCTGGGCTGCAGCTGCAAGGTGTGGAGCCTGATGGGGCAG
Above is a genomic segment from Eubalaena glacialis isolate mEubGla1 chromosome 7, mEubGla1.1.hap2.+ XY, whole genome shotgun sequence containing:
- the PPP1R18 gene encoding phostensin — its product is MATIPDWKLQLLARRRQEEAAVRGREKAEQERLSQMPAWKRGLLERRRAKLGLSPGEPSPVPGTTEAGPPDPDESAVLLEAIGPVHQNRFIRQERQQQQQQRSEELLAERRPGSLEAWERRPSPGEMRDQSPKGRESREERLSPREARERRLGIGGARESSPRPLEARDWRQSPGEAGDRSSRLSEVRKWRLSPGETPERSLRLAEPQEQSPRRKEVVENRLSPVESDNQKLGLTEAHKWRPDSRESQEQIWVQPEASEWRLSSGEERKDCSEECGRQEERPSPRMVPEEITASSETLTREAPDSSSGGVEAAEQRPTPAEDGERGLRLTEGWKWTLNSGKVRDWTPRDTETQTQKRDPPESAEKHLSPLAAEAGEGEAEKEEAGAQGRPLSALQNRCSVPSPLPPEDAGTGGSRQQEEEAGELRPPPAAPLSPPPPAPPAPQSPGDPLMSRLFYGVKAGPGVGAPRRSGHTFTVNPRRSVPPAAPATPASPATADAAVPGAGKKRYPTAEEILVLGGYLRLGRSCLVKGSPERHHKQLKISFSETALETTYQYPSESSVLEELGPEPEAPSASSPPAAQPDDEEDEEELLLLQPELQGGLRTKALIVDESCRR